A single window of Cottoperca gobio chromosome 9, fCotGob3.1, whole genome shotgun sequence DNA harbors:
- the ep400 gene encoding E1A-binding protein p400 isoform X7, producing the protein MHHGSGSQNMQRQLQRSKSASGAEAEEPTMAVTQQQATVNHPQSPVTTFSTAASPSAPQSPNYQIIMSRSPVTGQNMNITLQNVGQMVTGNQQITLTPLPIQNPASPGFQHTTPQWRFEHAPSSYIQVTSPLPQPMQPQSPTQHSPVPLQGVTRPGAPGTALGVCGQSPTRFVEAGMLVRQISLSSPSGSGHFVYQEGTGLAQIAPATPGQIQLASPGAPGSVRERRLSQPHSQTGGTIHHLGPQSPVASGTSLPTLGSPVPITTSNLPPQISSIIQGQLARPMMFDKTSQGVVPGVGTTFSIPSSIQASNPSLINSNQGISNNPLAPTSMAVATIKKQFPKKLEEIAPSTPEIAQLRKLCTEHHSKKMESLKEVFKEYLIELFFLQHLQGNMMDYVAFKKKPCVPLYTYLRQNDLDLDDEEDEEEQSEVINDEVKVGTGKDGQAVTPVAIATQLPPNVSAAFSVQQQFQGHQVTAGSMTNPGDMDAFKRQQAMLQAGGMPPTPQAIPGQKQSQQQYDPSKGPPVQNAASLHTPPPQLPSRLPHGALPMASMSMTLSQQAQLVENSVQSGGQLQAQVKVQAGGPMMATINPHTQLQAQLQQQMQPGLHLQLQPQQQQSQAILQSGQATVALARPGTESNQPVQRILTNSISMTSMSPAPLSAPNSVPTPHTASPLRPLGSNINPSTQSKLTGTNGLSAVKIGGFGQSATLQSSQEGSQDKQIEQAKLESQVHQRISELRKEGQWSASRLPKLVEASRPKSHWDYLLEEMQWMAADFAQERRWKEAAAKKLVRTCARYHQEQKKSEERSKKEREIHLRHIASTIAREVEFFWSNIEQVVEIKLQFEIYEKKLKALGLQKASAKVSGQSTGGKADKEEVATSAKKRKSSSSLVDDHVQDEESTIEEQEAMEGEADHKAELVDLAKDAEMPLDALKKQYAGAYVDSFEWPQPSPHSDEDDMEEREERECPAGSPPEAVLIDSLLSVEQYRGADKASDSDRKPARDIAEVAAATELILPKGSFRTTSSTRSPAPFLLHGSLREYQQIGVDWLVNLHKKHLNGILADETGLGKTVQTVAYMAQLAGQEGIWGPHLIVVRTCKLLNWEVEFKRWCPGLKILLYLGNRRERRNKRMWWGEANSFHVCVTSYKLLMKDQSHFLRRRWRHLVLDEVQLIKSMTEKHWETIFALRSEQRVLLINTPLQNTLKELWTMIHFLLPGITRSYSDFPVKAGTDQNQDYCHKLVIRLHRMIQPFILRRSKRDVEKQLPKKYEHILKCRLSTRQKSLYEDILTQPGAQEALKTGHFVSVLQVLMQLQRVCNHPELVAPRETSSSYFCSPLQYNAPSLVLGALKNDSSEIANMSIFDLINNENRLTRYQTEEAVPKLKITQQLIEEIHSGPEPPPRPKPCPIKPMRLFQPVQYGTKPEGRLAAITSTPGQRPPTSSPVTTTSVSTTNQTAQTRGKSPVTTATTTATSHAVGTATQRAQTAHPVSSSSNTVASSGNSGIGQHVLGAASAALGQTLAGTVVGSIAPISQPALPQVPRPALAPSHAIQPSLLSQRLVLTSQAQARLPSGDVVKIAQLANIAGSQNRISQPETPVTLQFQGNKFTLSPSQLRQLTTGQPLQLQGTLGNILQIVSAPGQQIIRPQGSMVMQTMPQAVPASNASATPGTPHPALSTAQQALGVTTNATSAPTKLTTAAHAGSQESSEDKTQQLKERLSRLFEANERRCSRRVLYGSDLLQACTLNTEPGHSALTAGGWRWVGRESCLRAQRTCVATTSTLQSTLLSVEDRLEAANSLIKRLVCVVPPTVAPPPHLYAANPPVPYNLEQKSLHRRLQEASAPHSADIHHLASRPLLRFSDLPLMQMDSGKLEALAILLQKLRSDSRRVLIFTQMVKMLDILEAFLDYRQLTYVRVDESFSPDERQENMKKFNRNRKVFCSILTNRCCSAVGTLFDADTIIFYDTDLNPSMDARTQEWCDKIGRSKDIHIYRLESGNSIEEKLLKNGTKDLIREVAAQGTDYTLAFLTQRTIQDLFEVEAGSGEKVEEFVVLHQEPSASEAISPRVARPYIQALHSINLDALPEEEEQQEEDLAGKESTEDNQESESQAKEEPAQKEELNAVMEQLTPIERYALHYLEYLHISDDETALKERLECSKRGWELQQLQKLKEEEQQIMEGDEDLFTYTREDAYNMEYVFDAEDGHTEIMPLWTPPTPPQDDNDIYIDSVMMLMYDTTPMPESKLPPVYVRKEHKRLKMDPSAARKKKKGHGETVIPPRSLFEKASMLKVRREGKDQKKNFSLKQQAPFAKPLPSLVKPAMEAGQDNPEWLISEDWALLQAVKQLLELPLNLTIVSPAHTPNWDLVSDVVNSCSRIYRSPKQCRNRYENVIIPREEGKLVYEANPKKKTKSIYKSKNSRPLRTCQIYTQDDNATHIQLYNSRFELMKIIASKRSPPIKPLLGMNPFQKNPKHASVLAESGISYDKPLPPIQVASQRAERITKEKKALAEQQKAQQLVQQQQAGTPQAQAATGLAQTPAAGQALVPQTATVAGVAAVPNTAVLTGAIKNATVGTTIQAATVGGNVIVNTVAGVPPSPFQANKRLASPAITGTLSPVGAAGAQVVHAQQRTVTTAAAPADVVAIATGQGVRAVTPVTASAVVTTTLSPVPSQTRPLVTQVTQAAGMQLPQGKPLTPAHLQMLRQQHQQQQQQQQQQAASPQIKAVGKPQELLKMHKHKLQLQQQQQQVAAAVATQVQPAQAAQANPQLAAVAAPRPGAVLTGTTVANLQVARLTRVPTQGQIQTQAGQTAQVTLTKPPVVSVPAVVSSAGVTTLPVTVAGISVAIGQAQKTGGPVLTPAFPQMQVQQLLQMKKQQQQAAAVQAAAQQQKAGQTQQGQTTVQQKIGTQQVTVQAAQPAQQSQQKVTYATTQLQPGIKTQFFTTNIAQVQKPTGAQQIQVAKLPQIVQQQPTVANIQQIVSSSQQIQAQTVTLTQANTSSPAQVQMIPAGTATAQVVQQKILQQQQVVTAATSPQIQTPPSHSPAQQPAPSAAESTGQPAQPQQPTKGQARQGGIRAKTPAKPGGGVS; encoded by the exons ATGCACCATGGAAGTGGATCACAGAATATGCAACGACAGCTTCAGAGATCCAAGTCTGCTAGTGGGGCTGAAGCAGAGGAGCCCACCATGGCAGTCACACAGCAGCAAGCTACAGTTAACCACCCTCAATCTCCTGTGACCACCTTTTCCACTGCTGCCAGCCCCTCAGCCCCACAGTCGCCCAATTATCAGATAATCATGAGTCGTAGCCCAGTCACGGGCCAGAACATGAATATCACATTACAAAATGTGGGACAGATGGTGACAGGTAACCAGCAGATCACCCTAACCCCACTTCCCATCCAGAACCCAGCATCACCTGGCTTCCAGCATACGACACCTCAGTGGAGGTTTGAGCATGCTCCATCTTCCTACATCCAGGTCACCTCACCTTTGCCCCAGCCCATGCAGCCCCAAAGTCCTACCCAGCACAGCCCGGTCCCTCTGCAAGGTGTGACAAGGCCAGGAGCACCTGGAACAGCATTGGGCGTGTGTGGACAGAGTCCAACACGATTTGTTGAAGCTGGTATGTTAGTGCGGCAAATCAGTTTAAGCAGTCCATCGGGAAGTGGCCACTTTGTTTACCAGGAAGGGACTGGACTGGCCCAGATTGCCCCAGCCACACCTGGCCAGATACAGCTGGCCTCTCCAGGAGCACCAGGCTCTGTGAGGGAACGCCGGCTTTCTCAGCCTCACTCGCAGACTGGAGGCACCATCCACCACCTCGGACCTCAAAGTCCTGTGGCCTCCGGTACTTCTCTCCCCACACTGGGCAGTCCTGTTCCCATCACCACTTCTAACCTACCTCCACAGATCAGCAGTATCATTCAAGGACAGCTGGCACGCCCTATGATGTTTGATAAGACATCGCAGGGTGTTGTCCCTGGAGTAGGAACCACATTTAGTATACCCTCCTCCATTCAAGCGTCTAACCCATCGCTCATCAATTCAAATCAAGGGATCTCCAACAATCCTCTTGCACCCACCAGCATGGCTGTGGCCACTATAAAGAAGCAGTTTCCCAAGAAGTTAGAGGAAATAGCTCCTTCAACTCCAGAGATTGCCCAGCTGAGAAAGCTGTGTACGGAGCACCACTCCAAGAAGATGGAGAGCCTGAAAGAAGTGTTCAAAGAATACTTGATTGAGCTTTTTTTTCTGCAGCACCTCCAAGGGAACATGATGGACTACGTAGCTTTTAAGAAGAAACCCTGTGTTCCTTTGTATACTTACTTGAGACAGAACGACTTGGACCTCGACGATGAAGAGGACGAAGAAGAACAGTCTGAGGTCATTAATGATGAG GTGAAGGTTGGTACTGGAAAGGATGGCCAGGCAGTGACACCAGTTGCCATAGCAACACAGCTTCCTCCCAATGTTTCTGCAGCTTTCTCTGTCCAGCAGCAGTTTCAG GGACACCAAGTGACTGCTGGCAGCATGACAAACCCTGGAGACATGGATGCCTTTAAGAGGCAACAGGCTATGTTGCAAGCAG GCGGGATGCCGCCTACTCCTCAAGCGATTCCAGGACAGAAGCAGAGCCAGCAACAATACGACCCATCCAAAGGACCCCCGGTGCAGAATGCAGCCAGCCTGCACACCCCTCCTCCCCAGCTGCCTAGCAGATTGCCCCACGGTGCCCTTCCGATGGCAAGCATGTCTATGACACTCTCTCAGCAGGCTCAGTTAGTGGAGAACTCAGTTCAGTCTGGTGGTCAGCTCCAGGCACAGGTGAAGGTGCAGGCAGGTGGGCCTATGATGGCAACAATAAACccccacacacagctccaggcCCAACTGCAGCAGCAAATGCAGCCAGGTCTTCATCTCCAGTTGCAGCCCCAGCAGCAACAATCCCAGGCCATACTACAGTCAGGACAAGCG ACGGTGGCACTTGCTCGACCTGGTACAGAATCAAACCAGCCAGTTCAGAGGATTTTGACCAACTCAATATCCATGACATCCATGTCTCCTGCTCCCCTCTCTGCTCCTAACTCTGTTCCAACCCCCCATACGGCAAGTCCACTTCGGCCTCTTGGCTCTAACATCAACCCGAGCACCCAGTCTAAACTGACTGGAACCAATGGCTTATCCGCAGTCAAAATTGGTGGCTTTGGTCAAAGTGCGACCTTACAGTCCTCACAGGAGGGTTCTCAAGATAAACAAATTGAGCAGGCAAAACTG GAGAGTCAAGTGCATCAGCGCATCTCTGAGCTAAGAAAGGAGGGCCAGTGGTCAGCCAGTCGGCTGCCTAAGCTTGTGGAAGCCTCCCGTCCAAAGTCCCACTGGGACTACCTCCTGGAGGAGATGCAGTGGATGGCAGCTGACTTTGCTcaggagaggagatggaaaGAGGCTGCTGCGAAGAAG CTTGTTCGCACGTGTGCCCGTTACCATCAAGAgcagaagaaaagtgaagagaggtcaaagaaagaaagggaaattCATCTTCGTCACATTGCCAGCACAATTGCCCGAGAGGTGGAATTCTTCTGGTCGAACATCGAGCAg GTTGTTGAAATTAAACTTCAGTTTGAAATTTATGAAAAGAAGCTCAAAGCTCTCGGCTTGCAAAAAGCATCAGCCAAAG TATCTGGTCAGTCAACAGGAGGAAAAGCTGATAAAGAG gagGTGGCAACTTcagctaaaaaaagaaaatcaagttCGTCCTTGGTTGATGACCACG TCCAAGATGAAGAGAGCACCATAGAGGAACAGGAGGCTATGGAAGGGGAAGCAGACCACAAAGCAGAGCTGGTTGACCTGGCCAAAGATG CTGAAATGCCTCTTGATGCTTTGAAGAAGCAGTACGCTGGCGCCTACGTGGACAGCTTTGAGTGGCCTCAGCCTAGTCCTCACAGTGATGAGGATGacatggaagagagagaag AAAGAGAGTGTCCTGCAGGCAGCCCACCTGAGGCAGTTTTGATCGACTCCCTGCTTAGCGTGGAACAGTACCGTGGTGCTGATAAAGCCTCTGACTCTGATCGAAAGCCTGCCAGAGACATAGCTGAAGTGGCTGCTGCCACAGAGCTCATCCTGCCTAAGGGCAGCTTCAGGACCACTTCCTCa ACCCGCAGCCCAGCTCCTTTTCTACTGCATGGGTCGCTGCGAGAGTATCAGCAAATTGGTGTGGACTGGCTGGTAAACCTTCACAAGAAGCACCTCAATGGCATCCTTGCAGATGAGACGGGCCTCGGAAAGACCGTGCAGACAGTGGCTTACATGGCCCAATTAGCTGGCCAAGAGG GCATCTGGGGACCCCACCTTATTGTAGTAAGGACATGCAAGTTGCTAAATTGGGAGGTGGAGTTCAAGCGCTGGTGTCCTGGCCTGAAGATCCTCCTGTACCTTGGCAACAGAAGGGAGCGCAGAAATAAGAGAATG TGGTGGGGGGAAGCCAACAGCTTCCATGTATGTGTGACATCCTACAAGCTGCTGATGAAAGACCAGAGCCATTTTCTAAGAAGAAGGTGGAGGCACCTGGTGCTAGACGAGGTGCAGCTCATCAAGAGCATGACTGAGAAACACTGGGAAACAATCTTTGCTCTCAGAAG TGAGCAGAGGGTTCTCCTCATCAACACTCCTCTACAGAATACTCTAAAGGAGTTGTGGACCATGATCCACTTCCTTTTGCCAGGAATCACCAGGTCCTACTCTGACTTTCCTGTTAAGGCAGGCACAGACCAGAACCAGGACTACTGCCACAAACTGGTCATCCGCCTGCACCGG ATGATTCAGCCTTTCATCCTGAGGCGCTCTAAAAGGGACGTTGAGAAGCAGCTGCCCAAGAAGTACGAGCATATCCTAAAATGCCGTCTCTCCACCAGACAGAAGAGCCTTTACGAAGATATCCTCACTCAACCGGG AGCTCAGGAGGCGCTGAAGACGGGTCATTTTGTCAGCGTGCTTCAGGTCTTGATGCAGTTGCAGCGAGTGTGTAACCACCCTGAGCTGGTGGCGCCCAGGGAGACCAGCAGCTCCTACTTCTGCTCCCCTCTGCAATACAACGCCCCATCACTGGTGCTGGGCGCTCTTAAGAATGACTCAAGCGAG ATTGCAAACATGTCCATATTTGATCTGATCAATAACGAGAACAGACTGACTCGGTATCAGACTGAAGAGGCAGTTCCCAAACTAAAGATCACTCAGCAGCTCATAGAGGAGATCCACTCTGGTCCAGAACCACCGCCACGACCCAAGCCGTGTCCGATAAAACCCATGAG ATTGTTCCAACCAGTGCAGTATGGGACAAAGCCAGAAGGTCGCCTGGCTGCCATCACAAGTACACCAGGCCAGCGTCCTCCAACGAGCTCTCCCGTTACTACCACCTCTGTTTCCACCACCAACCAGACAGCCCAGACCAGGGGCAAGTCCCCCGTCACCACTGCAACTACTACAGCCACTTCTCACG CGGTTGGAACAGCTACTCAGAGAGCCCAGACTGCCCAtcctgtcagcagcagcagcaacactgtAGCCTCCTCTGGGAACAGTGGCATTGGGCAGCATGTGTTGGGGGCTGCCTCTGCGGCCTTGGGTCAGACCTTAGCTGGCACAGTTGTGGGATCGATAGCTCCCATCAGCCAGCCTGCATTACCACAGGTCCCAAGGCCAGCTCTAGCCCCCAGCCATGCCATCCAGCCAAGCTTACTGTCCCAGAGGCTGGTCCTTACATCTCAGGCCCAGGCACGGTTGCCTA GTGGAGATGTGGTGAAGATTGCCCAGCTGGCCAACATAGCAGGCAGTCAGAATCGTATCTCCCAGCCAGAGACTCCCGTCACTCTGCAGTTTCAGGGTAACAAGTTCACTTTGTCCCCCAGCCAGCTCCGCCAGCTCACCACCGGACAGCCCTTGCAGCTCCAAGGTACACTCG GCAACATCCTGCAGATTGTGTCAGCTCCAGGGCAGCAGATCATCAGGCCCCAGGGGTCCATGGTAATGCAAACAATGCCACAAGCTGTCCCCGCCTCCAACGCCTCAGCTACACCTGGCACACCTCATCCTGCCCTGTCCACAGCCCAACAAG cattAGGTGTAACTACAAATGCCACATCAGCCCCTACCAAGCTCACTACTGCTGCTCATGCTGGTTCTCAG GAGTCTTCAGAAGATAAGACTCAGCAGCTGAAGGAGCGTTTGAGCCGCCTGTTTGAAGCGAACGAGCGGCGCTGTAGCCGCAGAGTGCTGTATGGGTCAGACCTGCTGCAAGCATGCACTTTGAACACAGAGCCTGGTCACTCTGCCCTGACTGCTGGAGGCTGGAGGTGGGTGGGCAGAGAGAGCTGCCTCAGGGCCCAGAGAACCTGCGTGGCTACCACCTCTACACTGCAGTCCACTCTGCTCTCTGTGGAGGATCGCCTGGAGGCTGCCAACAGCCTTATCAAGAG GCTGGTTTGTGTGGTGCCTCCAACTGTAGCCCCGCCTCCTCACCTGTATGCAGCCAATCCCCCGGTTCCTTACAACCTTGAGCAGAAGTCCCTTCACCGTCGGCTACAAGAGGCCTCAGCCCCCCACAGTGCTGACATCCACCATTTGGCATCCCGGCCTCTCCTCCGTTTTTCTGACCTGCCCCTAATGCAGATGGATTCAG GTAAACTGGAAGCTCTTGCCATTCTGCTGCAGAAGCTCAGGTCAGACAGCCGCCGTGTCCTCATCTTTACTCAGATGGTGAAGATGCTGGACATCCTGGAGGCCTTCCTAGATTACAGGCAGCTCACATACGTGCGGGTCGACGAAAGCTTCAGTCCTGACGAACGACAG GAGAATATGAAGAAGTTTAACAGGAACAGGAAGGTGTTCTGCAGCATCCTGACCAACCGCTGCTGCTCTGCAGTTGGGACTTTGTTTGATGCAGACACCATCATCTTCTACGACACAGACCTCAATCCCAGCATGGATGCCCGCACCCAGGAGTGGTGTGACAAAATAGGACGTTCCAaggatatacacatatacag GTTGGAGAGTGGAAACTCCATTGAAGAGAAGCTGCTGAAGAATGGCACCAAGGACCTGATCAGAGAGGTGGCTGCCCAGGGGACTGACTACACCTTGGCTTTCCTCACACAA CGGACAATCCAGGATCTGTTTGAGGTGGAGGCAGGCTCAGgggagaaggtggaggagttTGTGGTTCTTCACCAGGAGCCATCAGCCTCTGAGGCAATCTCTCCCAGAGTGGCGAGACCCTACATCCAGGCTCTCCACAGCATAAACCTGGATGCCCTgccggaggaggaggaacaacaGGAAGAGGATTTAGCAGGCAAAGAGTCAACAGAGGACAACCAGGAGTCAGAGAGCCAAGCTAAAGAAGAGCCTGCTCAGAAAGAGGAGCTGAACGCAGTCATGGAACAG CTCACACCAATCGAAAGGTACGCCCTGCATTACCTGGAGTACCTCCACATCAGTGATGACGAAACTGCTCTCAAG GAGCGGTTGGAGTGCTCTAAGAGAGGCTGGGAGCTGCAACAGctgcagaagctgaaggaggaggagcagcagattATGGAGGGAGACGAAGATCTCTTCACCTACACCAGGGAGGATGCCTACAACATG GAGTATGTGTTTGATGCAGAGGACGGCCACACAGAAATCATGCCG CTTTGGACTCCTCCAACACCACCACAGGATGACAATGACATTTACATCGACTCTGTGATGATGCTGATGTATGACACAACCCCCATGCCGGAGTCCAAGCTGCCTCCGGTCTACGTCCGCAAGGAGCATAAGAGACTCAAGATGGACCCCTCGG CAgccagaaagaagaagaagggccACGGGGAGACGGTCATTCCTCCACGCTCGCTTTTCGAGAAGGCCAGCATGCTGAAAGTTCGGCGCGAGGGCAAGGACCAAAAAAAGAACTTCTCTCTCAAGCAGCAGGCGCCCTTTGCCAAGCCCCTGCCATCGCTGGTTAAACCTGCCATGGAGGCTGGCCAGGACAACCCAGAGTGGCTCATCAGTGAGGACTGGGCTCTGCTTCAG GCTGTAAAGCAGCTTCTGGAGTTGCCTCTGAACCTGACAATCGTGTCTCCTGCACACACTCCTAACTGGGATCTGGTGAGCGATGTGGTGAACTCCTGCAGCCGCATCTACCGCTCTCCCAAACAGTGTCGCAACCGCTACGAGAATGTCATCATTCCCAGAGAAGAGGGCAAG TTGGTGTATGAGGCAAACCCCAAGAAGAAAACCAAGAGCATATACAAG TCTAAGAACAGCCGACCTCTAAGGACCTGTCAGATCTACACACAGGATGACAACGCCACTCACATTCAGCTCTACAACAGCCGCTTTGAGCTCATGAAGATCATTGCCAGCAAGAGGAGCCCACCAATCAAACCACT GCTCGGCATGAATCCATTCCAGAAGAATCCCAAACATGCCTCGGTTTTGGCAGAAAG tgGGATCAGCTACGACAAGCCTCTCCCTCCCATTCAGGTGGCATCGCAGCGTGCTGAAAGGATTACCAAGGAGAAAAAG gcccTTGCAGAGCAGCAGAAGGCTCAGCAGTtggtacagcagcagcaggctggAACTCCCCAGGCCCAGGCTGCAACCGGACTGGCGCAGACTCCTGCTGCTGGCCAGGCTCTGGTCCCTCAGACTGCCACAGTGGCCGGAGTTGCTGCTGTGCCTAATACAGCTGTTCTG ACTGGAGCCATAAAAAATGCCACTGTGGGCACAACCATCCAGGCTG CCACTGTAGGGGGGAATGTGATTGTGAACACAGTAGCTGGAGTTCCTCCAAGTCCCTTCCAGGCCAACAAACGTCTGGCATCTCCAGCCATAACGGGCACCCTGTCT CCTGTGGgtgcagctggagcccaggtggTCCACGCACAACAGAGGACCGTAACGACTGCTGCTGCCCCTGCCGATGTGGTTGCCATAGCTACGGGTCAGGGTGTTCGAGCCGTTACCCCAGTGACGGCATCTGCGGTAGTTACGACTACTCTGAGCCCGGTGCCGTCACAGACTCGCCCGCTGGTCACTCAGGTCACACAAG CCGCGGGGATGCAGTTGCCACAAGGAAAGCCTCTCACCCCCGCCCACCTGCAGATGCTCcggcagcagcaccagcagcagcagcagcagcagcaacagcaggctGCTTCTCCACAGATCAAAGCTGTAGGCAAACCCCAG GAGTTGTTGAAGATGCACAAGCATAAGTTGCAGcttcagcagcaacagcagcaggtaGCTGCTGCAGTGGCCACCCAGGTGCAGCCTGCACAGGCTGCCCAAGCTAATCCCCAGCTAGCGGCTGTGGCAGCACCCAGACCTGGAGCCGTGCTGACCGGCACCACTGTTGCCAACCTGCAGGTGGCCAGACTG ACTCGAGTGCCCACTCAGGGCCAGATTCAGACCCAGGCAGGACAGACGGCCCAGGTGACCCTCACCAAGCCTCCTGTTGTCTCTGTGCCGGCTGTGGTCTCATCAGCGGGCGTCACTACACTGCCAGTCACTGTAGCAGGCATCAGTGTGGCTATTGGGCAGGCCCAGAAAACAG gCGGGCCTGTGCTGACGCCGGCCTTCCCCCAGATGCAGGTCCAGCAGCTGCTTCagatgaagaagcagcagcagcaggcggcAGCAGTCCAGGCAGCGGCCCAGCAGCAGAAGGCAGGACAGACGCAGCAAGGACAGACGACTGTACAGCAGAAG ATCGGCACCCAGCAGGTCACAGTGCAGGCTGCTCAGCCAGCCCAGCAGTCGCAGCAGAAGGTGACGTATGCTACCACCCAACTGCAACCAGGAATCAAGACCCAGTTCTTTACTACAAACATCGCCCAGGTTCAGAAACCCACTGGAGCCCAACAAATCCAG GTGGCTAAGCTCCCACAAAtagtgcagcagcagcccacTGTGGCCAACATCCAACAAATTGTGTCTTCTTCTCAGCAG ATCCAGGCCCAGACTGTGACTCTGACCCAGGCCAACACGTCCTCTCCTGCTCAGGTGCAGATGATTCCGGCTGGGACGGCAACGGCGCAGGTGGTCCAGCAGAAgatcctccagcagcagcaggtggtgACTGCAGCCACCTCACCCCAGATCCAGACGCCTCCTTCCCACAGCCCCGCCCAGCAGCCTGCACCCTCTGCTGCCGAGTCCACAGGGCAGCCCGCTCAGCCCCAACAGCCCACCAAGGGTCAAGCTCGCCAGGGCGGCATCAGGGCCAAAACTCCTGCCAAGCCCGGCGGGGGGGTCAGCTAG